The following are encoded together in the Naumannella cuiyingiana genome:
- a CDS encoding Y-family DNA polymerase has translation MARQASGYAPLVPQPVRVLLARFADWPLQAVRLAFAAGDPAAEAPLIVIDAGKVLARCPVAAAEGVTVGLRVREAQLRCPAAVLCAHDPEAEAAAFEPVLRAMAEVAPDVHLVRPGVAAVRARGPARFYGGEEAAARVLLGRLDAFATPDCRPSAAVADGLFCAERAAERARRWAVVPPGESARFLAGLGVECLGEPLLARQLQQLGIRTLGRYAELPRADAHARFGAAGRHTHRLASGEDLAALTPRNPASDRSVEIDLDAALAEEVVATCRPAIDALFAELAADSLALTEVRLRVRTERRRDDRLWRHPWQFDAGELANRLRWQLADLAASGPPAEDLETGGDADPVVGVQVIPVGVGSPELAARGLFGDRPEPRVIKVLTDLQERLGYREVATLVPRGGRLLKDRRLRVPFGTAPPPVRERRLDQPWPGRVPGPAPARVLQRLAPAKLLDRAGVPVTVDERGGPSADPAALLLAPRAAPRPLLAWAGPWPLDERWWETGEDARGARADRFQVVDAAQQAWLLVLVAGACWIEAAY, from the coding sequence ATGGCCAGGCAGGCTTCGGGGTACGCCCCGCTGGTCCCGCAACCGGTCCGGGTGCTGCTGGCCCGGTTCGCCGACTGGCCGTTGCAGGCGGTCCGGCTCGCGTTCGCCGCCGGTGACCCCGCCGCCGAGGCGCCGTTGATCGTGATCGATGCCGGCAAGGTGCTCGCCCGCTGCCCGGTGGCGGCCGCGGAGGGGGTGACGGTCGGACTGCGGGTGCGCGAGGCACAGTTGCGCTGCCCGGCCGCCGTGCTGTGCGCCCACGATCCCGAGGCCGAGGCGGCCGCCTTCGAGCCGGTGCTGCGGGCGATGGCCGAGGTCGCCCCCGATGTGCATCTGGTCCGGCCCGGCGTGGCCGCCGTCCGGGCCCGCGGCCCGGCCCGCTTCTACGGCGGGGAGGAGGCCGCGGCCCGGGTGCTGCTGGGTCGTCTGGACGCCTTTGCGACCCCCGACTGCCGCCCGAGCGCGGCGGTCGCCGACGGCCTGTTCTGCGCCGAGCGGGCCGCCGAGCGGGCCCGCCGATGGGCGGTGGTCCCGCCGGGGGAGTCCGCCCGGTTCCTGGCCGGGCTCGGCGTGGAGTGTCTCGGCGAGCCCCTGCTCGCGCGGCAGTTGCAGCAACTGGGCATCCGCACCCTGGGCCGCTACGCCGAGCTGCCCCGAGCCGATGCGCACGCCCGGTTCGGCGCGGCCGGCCGGCACACCCACCGGCTCGCGTCCGGGGAGGACCTCGCCGCGCTCACCCCGCGCAACCCGGCGAGCGACCGCAGCGTCGAGATCGACCTGGATGCCGCACTCGCTGAGGAGGTGGTCGCGACCTGCCGGCCGGCGATCGATGCCCTGTTCGCCGAGCTGGCCGCCGACTCGCTCGCCCTCACCGAGGTGCGGCTCCGGGTCCGCACCGAGCGCCGCCGCGACGACCGGCTGTGGCGACACCCGTGGCAGTTCGACGCCGGCGAGCTGGCCAACCGGCTGCGCTGGCAGCTTGCCGACCTCGCCGCGAGCGGGCCACCCGCGGAGGACCTGGAGACGGGCGGGGACGCCGATCCGGTCGTGGGGGTGCAGGTGATCCCGGTCGGGGTGGGCAGCCCGGAGCTCGCCGCCCGGGGTCTCTTCGGCGATCGGCCCGAGCCGCGGGTGATCAAGGTGCTGACCGATCTGCAGGAGCGGCTGGGCTACCGGGAGGTGGCGACCCTGGTGCCGCGCGGCGGCCGGTTGCTCAAGGACCGCCGGTTGCGGGTGCCGTTCGGCACGGCGCCCCCGCCGGTCCGCGAGCGTCGGCTGGACCAGCCGTGGCCGGGGCGCGTTCCCGGGCCGGCACCGGCCCGGGTGCTGCAGCGGCTGGCGCCCGCCAAGCTGCTGGACCGCGCCGGCGTACCCGTCACCGTCGACGAGCGGGGTGGCCCGAGCGCCGACCCGGCCGCGCTGCTGCTCGCGCCCCGGGCGGCGCCGCGGCCGCTGCTCGCCTGGGCCGGTCCCTGGCCGCTGGACGAGCGCTGGTGGGAGACCGGCGAGGACGCCCGCGGGGCCCGGGCGGACCGCTTCCAGGTCGTCGACGCCGCCCAGCAGGCGTGGCTGCTGGTGCTGGTCGCCGGCGCCTGCTGGATCGAGGCGGCGTACTGA
- the trmD gene encoding tRNA (guanosine(37)-N1)-methyltransferase TrmD produces the protein MRIDIVSIFPEYLAPLRLSLLGKAVRDGVIDLGVHDLRAFTHDRHRTVDGTPYGGGAGMVMRPEPWGEALDSIMESGDSGVRPTLLVPTPAGRPFDQRLAHELAERPWLIFACGRYEGIDQRVIDEYAERAEVIPFSLGDYVLNGGEVAALAVTEAVGRLLPGVVGNPESLVEESHSDGLLEYPVYTKPPLWRGREVPAVLLGGDHGAITRWRTEQSMIRTARTRPDLLHPSQGLTVPGLEDAELRLAEPGDVAELFTLTKACWVSEALANERLDIPVLHETPAELAADLRNWTTLVLRDHGRLIGSARGRMGEDGAFEIGRVMVAPDLQGRGIGRWLLERIESLAPEDAGELWLFTGERSSDNLRMYRKAGYRPDRSRQVPPGARALSKRR, from the coding sequence GTGCGTATCGACATCGTCTCGATCTTCCCCGAGTACCTGGCGCCGTTGCGGCTGTCGCTGCTGGGCAAGGCGGTCCGCGACGGGGTGATCGATCTCGGGGTGCACGATCTGCGGGCGTTCACCCATGATCGGCACCGGACGGTGGACGGTACGCCCTACGGCGGTGGCGCGGGGATGGTGATGCGTCCCGAACCGTGGGGTGAGGCGCTGGATTCGATCATGGAATCCGGGGATTCGGGGGTACGCCCGACGCTGCTGGTGCCGACCCCCGCGGGGCGGCCCTTCGACCAGCGGCTGGCACACGAGCTGGCCGAGCGTCCGTGGTTGATCTTCGCCTGCGGGCGCTACGAGGGGATCGACCAGCGGGTGATCGACGAGTACGCCGAGCGGGCCGAGGTGATCCCCTTCAGCCTCGGCGACTATGTGCTGAACGGCGGCGAGGTGGCGGCGCTGGCCGTGACCGAGGCCGTGGGCCGGCTGCTGCCCGGGGTGGTCGGCAATCCCGAGTCGCTGGTCGAGGAGTCACACAGCGACGGACTGCTGGAGTATCCCGTCTACACCAAGCCGCCGCTCTGGCGGGGCCGTGAGGTGCCCGCGGTGCTGCTCGGCGGTGATCATGGCGCGATCACGCGCTGGCGTACCGAACAGTCCATGATCAGGACGGCGCGGACCCGCCCCGATCTGCTGCATCCCTCGCAGGGATTGACTGTTCCGGGCCTCGAGGACGCCGAGTTGCGCCTCGCCGAGCCCGGGGATGTCGCCGAGCTGTTCACGCTGACCAAGGCGTGCTGGGTGAGCGAGGCGCTGGCCAACGAGCGTCTCGACATCCCGGTGCTGCACGAGACGCCGGCCGAGTTGGCCGCCGACCTGCGGAACTGGACCACGCTGGTGCTGCGCGACCACGGCCGGCTGATCGGCTCGGCCCGCGGCCGGATGGGCGAGGACGGGGCGTTCGAGATCGGCCGGGTGATGGTCGCACCCGACCTGCAGGGTCGCGGGATCGGCCGCTGGCTGCTGGAGCGGATCGAATCCCTCGCCCCGGAGGACGCGGGCGAGCTCTGGTTGTTCACGGGGGAGCGGAGCTCGGACAACCTGCGGATGTATCGCAAGGCGGGCTATCGGCCCGACCGCTCCCGCCAGGTGCCGCCCGGCGCGCGGGCGCTGAGCAAACGCCGCTGA
- the leuA gene encoding 2-isopropylmalate synthase, whose translation MTTTPNRFGTRTQPRPVQQPSPMPFGRYTAFEPVDVPDRTWPANKITAAPRWLSTDLRDGNQALIDPMTPGRKRRIFELLVGMGYKEIEIGFPSASQTDFDFVRELITSDAIPDDVTVSVLTQAREDLIERTVQSLVGAKRANVHLYNATAELFRRVVFKIDADECIALATRGTELVRKYAEELLADTEFGYQYSPEIFTQTPTDYAVEVCNAVMEVWEPGEGREIILNLPATVEMSTPNTYADQIEYFGRNIDNREYACVSLHPHNDRGTAVAATELGLMAGADRVEGCLFGHGERTGNVDLVTLGMNLFSQGIDPEIDFSDIDEIRRTVEYCTNLPVHPRHPYAGDLVYTAFSGSHQDAIKKGLEDLERRAAEQGIDVSEIAWEAPYLPIDPRDVGRTYEAVIRVNSQSGKGGMAYIMKAEHQLDLPRRLQIEFSRVVQEHTDGEGGEVEPQVLWKIFAGEYLEDNVPLQLVDVTSESGSGRQDSVTATVIDDGEERRISGEGNGPVSAFVDAISGLGYRVQVHDYAEHALSAGGDAQAAAYVECEVGEGESSQVVWGVGIDANIVTASLRAVTSAVNRAARE comes from the coding sequence ATGACCACCACCCCCAACCGCTTCGGCACCCGGACCCAACCGCGCCCGGTCCAGCAGCCGAGCCCGATGCCCTTCGGCCGCTACACCGCCTTCGAGCCCGTCGACGTACCCGACCGCACCTGGCCCGCGAACAAGATCACCGCCGCCCCGCGCTGGCTGTCCACCGACCTGCGCGACGGCAACCAGGCGCTGATCGACCCGATGACGCCGGGGCGCAAGCGGCGGATCTTCGAGCTGCTGGTCGGCATGGGCTACAAGGAGATCGAGATCGGCTTCCCGTCGGCCTCGCAGACCGACTTCGACTTCGTTCGCGAGTTGATCACGTCCGACGCGATCCCCGACGACGTGACCGTGTCCGTGCTGACCCAGGCCCGCGAGGACCTGATCGAGCGCACCGTGCAGTCGCTGGTCGGGGCGAAGCGGGCGAATGTCCATCTGTACAACGCGACGGCCGAGCTGTTCCGCCGGGTGGTCTTCAAGATCGACGCCGACGAGTGCATCGCGCTGGCCACCCGGGGCACCGAGCTGGTGCGCAAGTACGCCGAGGAGCTGCTGGCCGACACCGAGTTCGGCTACCAGTACTCCCCGGAGATCTTCACCCAGACGCCCACCGACTACGCGGTCGAGGTGTGCAATGCCGTGATGGAGGTGTGGGAGCCGGGCGAGGGGCGCGAGATCATCCTGAACCTGCCGGCGACGGTCGAGATGTCCACGCCGAACACCTATGCCGACCAGATCGAGTACTTCGGCCGCAACATCGACAACCGCGAGTACGCCTGCGTCTCGCTGCACCCGCACAACGACCGGGGCACGGCGGTCGCGGCGACCGAGCTGGGGCTGATGGCGGGCGCGGACCGGGTCGAGGGTTGCCTGTTCGGGCACGGTGAGCGGACCGGCAATGTCGATCTGGTCACCCTGGGCATGAACCTGTTCAGCCAGGGGATCGACCCCGAGATCGACTTCTCCGACATCGACGAGATCCGGCGTACCGTCGAATACTGCACGAACCTGCCGGTGCATCCGCGGCATCCCTATGCGGGCGATCTGGTCTACACCGCGTTCTCGGGCTCGCACCAGGACGCGATCAAGAAGGGGCTGGAAGACCTCGAGCGGCGCGCTGCCGAGCAGGGCATCGACGTCTCCGAGATCGCCTGGGAGGCGCCCTATCTGCCGATCGACCCGCGTGATGTCGGGCGTACCTATGAGGCCGTGATCCGCGTGAACTCGCAGTCCGGCAAGGGCGGGATGGCCTACATCATGAAGGCCGAGCACCAGCTCGACCTGCCGCGCCGGCTGCAGATCGAGTTCTCCCGGGTGGTCCAGGAGCACACCGACGGCGAGGGCGGGGAGGTCGAGCCGCAGGTGTTGTGGAAGATCTTCGCCGGGGAGTACCTGGAGGACAACGTTCCGCTGCAACTGGTCGACGTGACCAGCGAGTCGGGCTCGGGGCGGCAGGACTCGGTGACGGCGACCGTGATCGACGACGGCGAGGAGCGCAGGATCAGCGGCGAGGGCAACGGCCCGGTGTCGGCCTTCGTGGACGCGATCTCCGGCCTCGGATACCGGGTCCAGGTGCACGACTATGCCGAGCACGCGCTGTCCGCGGGCGGCGACGCGCAGGCGGCGGCCTATGTCGAGTGCGAGGTCGGCGAGGGCGAGTCCTCCCAGGTGGTCTGGGGTGTGGGAATCGACGCCAATATCGTCACGGCCTCGCTCAGGGCCGTCACCTCGGCGGTGAATCGGGCGGCCCGGGAGTGA
- a CDS encoding CHAD domain-containing protein yields MNRPGSTGLAVHNDPMEAATRLRAADRAYRDGDPEGIHDLRTSARRLREERPDLIDELRWLGRELGPARDAQVLRERLAARLAAEAEDPDAGPLDPAPARRLLGARLEADLAVGLRRADRALRGRRYAALLAALEHDPPEDAGPAPARAYRARVRKRIAAAAQAPPAERDDARHRVRKAARRARYAAEATGRHKLARRAERVQDHLGEARDAAAARRLLAELVRDHPRSSAAAAVLGRLDAAEQRAGRRATRRADAAMARLAD; encoded by the coding sequence GTGAATCGACCCGGATCGACCGGGCTGGCCGTGCACAATGACCCGATGGAGGCGGCAACGAGGCTGCGGGCGGCCGACCGGGCGTACCGCGACGGCGATCCCGAGGGCATCCACGACCTGCGCACCAGCGCGCGGCGGCTGCGTGAGGAGCGCCCGGACCTGATCGACGAGCTGCGCTGGCTCGGCCGCGAACTCGGCCCGGCGCGAGACGCCCAAGTGCTGCGCGAACGCCTCGCCGCCCGGCTCGCCGCCGAGGCCGAGGACCCCGATGCCGGCCCCCTGGACCCCGCGCCGGCGCGACGACTGCTCGGCGCGCGGCTGGAGGCCGACCTGGCCGTTGGCCTGCGCCGCGCCGACCGGGCCCTGCGCGGTCGGCGGTACGCCGCACTGCTGGCGGCGCTCGAGCACGACCCGCCCGAGGACGCCGGGCCGGCGCCGGCCAGGGCGTACCGGGCCCGGGTGCGGAAACGGATCGCGGCCGCCGCACAGGCGCCCCCGGCAGAGCGCGACGACGCCCGGCATCGGGTCCGCAAGGCCGCCAGGCGGGCCCGCTACGCCGCCGAGGCAACGGGGCGGCACAAGCTCGCCCGCCGGGCGGAACGGGTGCAGGACCACCTCGGCGAGGCCCGGGACGCTGCCGCCGCGCGGCGCCTGCTGGCCGAGCTGGTCCGCGACCACCCCCGCAGTTCGGCCGCTGCCGCCGTCCTCGGCCGGCTCGATGCGGCCGAACAGCGGGCCGGCCGGCGCGCGACGCGCCGGGCCGACGCTGCGATGGCCCGGCTCGCCGACTGA
- a CDS encoding PLP-dependent aminotransferase family protein — MPRTPRASALALDLGAVRRPEALVDAIMREIARGRLGPGDPLPSTRALAARLGVSRAGVVSAYEALAASGVIDVRAGSGATVAIEPQAAAALTEPALAVRRRERLEPPPGSRRRPELTGIRHNLLPGAPDPRLVDVRDWRRAWRRATQGVPPVLAYWPAEHPELAAALATQLRRTRQIATPPEEIVIFPGVNAAVQAVLAALRPHLAAIEDPGYPAVRAALAPAVEQLRMIGVDEHGLRTDELTDEDLVYVTPAHQFPLGARMSTARREALLRWAERRSAVIIEDDFDGEYRHESAPLGPLRSTARGADCVIYIGTASKILTPHLRLAWAVLPTWLADAVRAAAVTLRADASRLASLALAELINSGALTRHLARAQRTYAARRRRLVEALATRLPDLHVIGVDAGIHVAALLPDAIDDAEVAARCLARGVAVAALSDHAVRHRRSGLLLGYAQLAETAAADAVERIAAALESAGTPGSA, encoded by the coding sequence ATGCCCCGCACCCCGCGCGCGAGCGCGCTCGCCCTCGACCTCGGGGCAGTGCGGCGACCGGAGGCGCTGGTGGACGCGATCATGCGCGAGATCGCCCGCGGCCGGCTCGGGCCGGGCGACCCGCTGCCGTCGACGCGGGCGCTGGCGGCCCGACTCGGGGTGTCACGCGCGGGCGTCGTGTCCGCCTACGAGGCACTGGCGGCCTCCGGCGTGATCGACGTCCGCGCGGGATCCGGTGCCACGGTCGCGATCGAACCGCAGGCCGCCGCCGCGCTGACCGAACCCGCCCTGGCGGTGCGCCGCCGGGAGCGGCTCGAGCCGCCGCCCGGGAGTCGGCGGCGGCCCGAGCTGACGGGCATCCGGCACAACCTGCTGCCGGGCGCGCCGGACCCGCGGCTGGTCGATGTCCGCGACTGGCGGCGCGCGTGGCGCCGCGCCACGCAGGGCGTACCGCCCGTGCTCGCCTACTGGCCCGCCGAACATCCCGAGCTGGCGGCCGCGCTCGCCACCCAGCTTCGGCGTACCCGACAGATCGCGACGCCGCCGGAGGAGATCGTGATCTTCCCCGGCGTGAACGCGGCGGTCCAGGCCGTGCTGGCGGCGCTGCGGCCACATCTCGCCGCGATCGAGGATCCCGGCTATCCGGCGGTCCGAGCCGCCCTGGCGCCGGCGGTGGAACAGTTGCGGATGATCGGCGTCGATGAACACGGGCTGCGGACCGACGAGCTGACCGACGAGGACCTGGTCTATGTCACGCCGGCGCACCAGTTCCCGCTCGGCGCCCGGATGTCGACGGCCCGCCGGGAGGCGTTGCTGCGCTGGGCCGAGCGGAGATCGGCGGTGATCATCGAGGACGACTTCGACGGCGAGTACCGGCACGAGTCCGCACCGCTCGGGCCGTTGCGCTCGACCGCCCGCGGCGCCGACTGCGTGATCTACATCGGCACGGCGTCGAAGATCCTCACCCCGCACCTGCGGCTGGCCTGGGCCGTGCTGCCTACCTGGCTGGCCGACGCGGTCCGGGCAGCCGCGGTCACGCTGCGCGCCGACGCCAGCCGGCTGGCCAGCCTGGCGCTGGCGGAGCTGATCAACTCCGGCGCGCTCACCCGCCATCTCGCCCGCGCCCAGCGCACCTATGCCGCGCGCCGCCGGCGGCTGGTCGAGGCGCTGGCCACGCGATTGCCCGATCTGCACGTGATCGGGGTCGATGCCGGGATCCACGTCGCCGCACTGCTGCCGGACGCGATCGACGATGCCGAGGTCGCGGCCCGCTGCCTGGCGCGCGGCGTCGCGGTGGCGGCCCTGTCGGACCATGCGGTACGCCATCGGCGCAGCGGGCTGTTGCTCGGGTACGCCCAGCTCGCCGAGACGGCTGCCGCCGACGCCGTCGAGCGGATCGCCGCCGCGCTGGAATCGGCGGGTACGCCGGGCAGCGCCTAG
- a CDS encoding DUF3817 domain-containing protein yields the protein MTPRSLFRTVAIAEAITWTLLIIGLVLRGLGVTDLGVRIGGGVHGFAFLCYVCSTVFVGLNQRWRAGTLALGIGAAFVPWLTIPFERWLERRDDLAGGWRTGGDAGRFRTWVIGHPVPALLITLVGVAAVFGFLLWLGPPSGWSTRFG from the coding sequence ATGACACCGCGCAGCCTGTTCCGGACCGTGGCGATTGCGGAGGCGATCACCTGGACGCTGTTGATCATCGGACTGGTGCTGCGCGGGCTCGGGGTGACCGATCTCGGCGTGCGGATCGGCGGCGGCGTGCACGGGTTCGCGTTCTTGTGCTACGTCTGCTCGACCGTCTTCGTGGGCCTGAACCAGCGCTGGCGTGCCGGGACCCTGGCGCTCGGCATCGGCGCGGCCTTCGTGCCCTGGCTGACCATCCCCTTCGAGCGTTGGCTGGAGCGCCGCGATGATCTTGCCGGCGGCTGGCGGACCGGCGGGGATGCCGGCCGCTTCCGAACCTGGGTGATCGGTCACCCGGTCCCGGCGCTGTTGATCACGTTGGTCGGGGTGGCCGCGGTGTTCGGCTTCCTGCTCTGGCTCGGGCCACCGTCGGGCTGGTCGACCCGCTTCGGCTGA
- a CDS encoding TetR/AcrR family transcriptional regulator produces the protein MTPDPAPDQARLIPLMWRPRDRASRTGLSIGAITSAAVGLADVHGAGAVTMRAVAEILGVGTMSLYTHVPGKPELWALMNDAVLGEIYADGRLPRDAGEWPDRLRFVAERNWKSIMRHPWRAQAEPGGQAMGPGLVGKYEHELGAVEGIGLTDVDMDSAIALVNSHVTASASWYLAERSDPKQRAMTAEEWGEHTRREWAERLGPALGAAMAARAGDYPLASRVGEAAATAYAGADPQVLMDFGLAMIIAGLRERIAASQVS, from the coding sequence ATGACCCCGGATCCCGCGCCCGATCAGGCCCGCCTGATCCCGCTGATGTGGCGACCGCGGGACCGCGCCAGCCGGACCGGGCTGAGCATCGGCGCGATCACCAGCGCGGCGGTCGGGCTGGCCGATGTGCATGGCGCCGGAGCGGTGACGATGCGTGCCGTCGCCGAGATCCTCGGCGTCGGCACCATGTCGCTCTACACCCACGTGCCCGGCAAACCGGAGCTGTGGGCGCTGATGAACGACGCCGTGCTCGGCGAGATCTATGCCGACGGCCGCCTGCCCCGCGATGCGGGCGAGTGGCCGGACCGGCTGCGCTTCGTCGCCGAGCGCAACTGGAAGTCGATCATGCGGCATCCCTGGCGGGCCCAGGCCGAGCCCGGTGGTCAGGCGATGGGTCCCGGCCTGGTCGGCAAGTACGAGCACGAGCTGGGCGCGGTCGAGGGGATCGGCCTGACCGATGTCGACATGGACTCGGCGATAGCCCTGGTGAACAGCCACGTCACCGCATCGGCGAGCTGGTATCTCGCCGAGCGATCCGATCCGAAGCAGCGCGCGATGACCGCCGAGGAATGGGGCGAGCACACCCGCCGGGAGTGGGCCGAGCGTCTCGGGCCCGCGCTGGGTGCGGCGATGGCCGCACGCGCCGGGGACTATCCGCTCGCCTCCCGGGTCGGTGAGGCCGCGGCGACGGCCTATGCCGGCGCCGATCCCCAGGTGCTGATGGACTTCGGCCTGGCGATGATCATCGCCGGGCTGCGCGAGCGGATCGCCGCATCGCAGGTGAGCTGA
- a CDS encoding MerR family transcriptional regulator: protein MPGGVGGAVRPIELARAAGVSTQQVRRLEDLGVLPPARRSAGGHRRYGPQHLAALRAYTALAGGMGASGAVAALVPLWRGEIAAVLERIDAGHGALHDERVALAELADALAALAADPAGAGQVPDDNSLAIGDLARRLGVRTSALRVWESAGLLSPARERGTGYRRYDPGDVRDARAVQLLRRSGYLFDAISPVIAELRRAGGTPALQATLERRREVLFERSRAMITGARHLAECLELLAADGTMAP from the coding sequence ATGCCGGGTGGAGTCGGAGGTGCGGTCCGGCCGATCGAACTGGCGCGCGCCGCCGGCGTCTCGACCCAGCAGGTACGCCGGCTGGAGGACCTCGGCGTGCTGCCCCCGGCCCGGCGCAGCGCGGGCGGGCACCGTCGCTACGGCCCGCAACACCTGGCCGCGCTGCGTGCCTACACGGCACTCGCGGGCGGGATGGGTGCGAGTGGTGCGGTGGCGGCGCTCGTCCCGCTGTGGCGCGGCGAGATCGCGGCGGTGCTGGAGCGGATCGACGCGGGGCACGGGGCGCTGCACGACGAGCGGGTGGCCCTGGCCGAGCTCGCCGACGCGCTGGCGGCACTCGCGGCCGACCCGGCGGGGGCCGGTCAGGTGCCGGACGACAACTCGCTCGCGATCGGCGACCTCGCCCGCCGCCTCGGGGTGCGTACCTCCGCCCTGCGGGTGTGGGAGTCGGCGGGTCTGCTGTCGCCCGCGCGCGAGCGAGGGACCGGGTATCGGCGCTATGACCCGGGCGATGTGCGCGATGCCCGGGCGGTGCAACTGCTGCGCCGGTCGGGTTACCTGTTCGACGCGATCTCCCCGGTGATCGCCGAGCTCCGCCGGGCGGGCGGTACGCCGGCGCTGCAGGCGACGCTGGAGCGACGACGCGAGGTCTTGTTCGAGCGGTCGCGGGCCATGATCACGGGCGCGCGGCACCTGGCCGAGTGCCTCGAGCTGCTGGCCGCCGATGGCACGATGGCCCCATGA
- a CDS encoding ATP-binding cassette domain-containing protein, whose amino-acid sequence MSRSAVPRSVTPRSVGPEPDIAIRTEQLTKTYPGKRRQAPVTALAGLDLIVPAGTVHGLLGHNGAGKSTTVRILATLLSPTSGSARVAGHDVGADPAAVRSSIGLVGQYAAVDEPLTGRDNLLLFGRLAGLSPAGARARAGELLEQFRLTEAAARPVSGYSGGMRRRLDLAASLLTTPPVLFVDEPTTGLDPAGRRDVWSAVAELAQAGTTVLLTTQYLEEADRLADAITILRDGAVAAEGTPDQLKAELGGDRAEITFTDPEITDRALAALAHAERGDEPGVVRVPIADSTRDLIRICSTLDAERLEPDTLQLRHATLDDVFLTHTASEGAAR is encoded by the coding sequence ATGTCCCGATCCGCCGTGCCCCGATCCGTCACCCCTCGATCCGTCGGCCCCGAGCCGGACATCGCGATCCGCACCGAACAACTCACCAAGACCTATCCCGGGAAGCGCCGGCAGGCGCCGGTGACCGCCCTGGCCGGCCTCGACCTGATCGTCCCGGCGGGCACGGTGCACGGCCTGCTCGGCCACAACGGGGCCGGCAAGTCCACCACCGTGCGGATCCTCGCGACTCTGCTGTCCCCGACCTCGGGCAGCGCCCGCGTCGCCGGGCATGACGTGGGGGCCGACCCGGCCGCGGTCCGGTCGTCGATCGGTCTGGTCGGGCAGTACGCCGCGGTCGACGAACCGCTGACCGGCCGCGACAACCTGCTGCTGTTCGGCCGCCTGGCCGGCCTCTCGCCCGCCGGGGCCCGCGCCCGCGCCGGCGAGCTGCTGGAGCAGTTCCGGCTGACCGAGGCGGCAGCACGCCCGGTCTCCGGTTACTCCGGCGGCATGCGACGCCGGCTGGACCTGGCGGCCAGCCTGCTGACCACCCCGCCCGTGCTGTTCGTCGACGAGCCGACCACCGGGCTCGATCCGGCCGGTCGCCGCGACGTCTGGTCCGCGGTCGCCGAGCTGGCGCAGGCCGGCACCACCGTGCTGTTGACCACCCAGTACCTCGAGGAGGCCGATCGGCTCGCCGACGCGATCACCATCCTGCGCGATGGCGCCGTGGCCGCGGAGGGTACGCCGGACCAGCTCAAGGCCGAACTCGGCGGCGACCGCGCCGAGATCACCTTCACCGACCCCGAGATCACGGATCGGGCGCTCGCCGCGCTTGCCCACGCCGAGCGCGGCGACGAGCCCGGCGTGGTGCGGGTGCCGATCGCCGACTCCACGCGCGACCTGATCCGGATCTGCAGCACCCTCGACGCCGAGCGGCTCGAACCCGACACCCTCCAGTTGCGCCACGCCACCCTCGACGACGTCTTCCTCACCCACACCGCCAGCGAAGGAGCCGCCCGATGA
- a CDS encoding ABC transporter permease, whose translation MISDTLVMTRRTMMYWRTNPMQLIMAAAFPLLMLLMMGGMFGGAIAGDVVTYLNPLLPGLLTMTTFFGLSTTMYIVVNDAEKGVTDRFRSLPINASSIIGGRVLADLLLITISLVVMSVVGVLFGWRPGAPWWSMLAAYGLLLLLGLAVTWLGIGIALRGGEGVVQASYVLVWPFVFVSSIFVDPATMPAWLGAIAAWNPLSATANAVRVLTGSPVWSDASLPATHPVLFSVAWSLLILAIAVPLTARAYRGLSR comes from the coding sequence ATGATCTCCGACACCCTCGTGATGACCCGCCGCACGATGATGTACTGGCGGACCAATCCCATGCAGTTGATCATGGCCGCCGCGTTCCCGCTGCTGATGTTGTTGATGATGGGCGGCATGTTCGGCGGCGCGATCGCCGGGGACGTGGTCACCTACCTGAACCCCCTGCTGCCGGGGTTGTTGACCATGACCACCTTCTTCGGTCTGTCCACGACCATGTACATCGTCGTCAATGACGCGGAGAAGGGCGTCACCGACCGGTTCCGGTCGCTGCCGATCAACGCCTCGTCGATCATCGGCGGCCGGGTGCTCGCCGACCTGTTGCTGATCACCATCAGCCTGGTCGTGATGAGCGTCGTCGGGGTGCTCTTCGGCTGGCGACCGGGCGCGCCCTGGTGGTCGATGCTGGCGGCGTACGGCCTGCTGTTGCTGCTCGGGCTCGCGGTGACCTGGCTCGGTATCGGGATCGCCCTGCGCGGCGGCGAGGGTGTGGTGCAGGCCAGCTATGTGCTGGTCTGGCCGTTCGTCTTCGTCTCCTCGATCTTCGTGGATCCGGCGACGATGCCGGCCTGGCTGGGCGCGATCGCGGCCTGGAATCCGCTGTCGGCGACGGCGAACGCGGTGCGGGTGCTGACCGGCTCCCCGGTCTGGTCGGACGCCTCGCTCCCGGCCACCCACCCGGTGCTGTTCTCGGTTGCCTGGTCGCTGCTGATCCTGGCGATCGCCGTGCCGCTGACCGCGCGCGCCTACCGCGGGCTGTCGCGCTGA